The segment ATCGTGTCGGTGACGGGTGTGTACAATTTCAGGCCGGGCGACGGCAGGGGATTCGTCTCGCGCGAGATCCTCGTCGCCTCCCGCGATAACATCCGCGTGGTGTCCCTGCTGGCGGAGGATTCACGTTTCAGTCGCCCGGTGACACCGATCGGTGCGTTGCAGAGGGCCAATGCGAATGAAATGGTTCGCGTGATTGGTCGTGTCACCGGCTGTGAGCCGAATCGCTGGGTGATCCTGCGCGATGACACGGGACAGATCACCGTGATGACGGGCCAAGGCGCCAGTTTTCAGTCCAACCAACCAGTGGAAGCGATTGGCTATCCCCAGGTGAGTGGCACGCAGTGGACGCTGCGAAGCGGTGTGGTCCGAAGTCGCGAGCCGTCGCCCGTGCAGCAGGAAGCCGCTGCGCAGGGTCCTCTTCGTGTGGCTGCTGATATTCTCGACCTTTCACCCGATGATGCGACGAAGGGCCTGCCCGTGGATCTGTACGCGGTCGTGACGTGGTCTCATCCCGATGCACCGTTTTTCTTTGTCCAGGATTCGTCGTGCGGCGTGGCTGTGTGGAGAGGGGACAAAGCGCTCCGAGTGAGTCCCCCGGGGGATCTGCTTCAGATCTCCGGGCGCACCAAAATGGGCGAATTTTCGCCCGCTGTTATCGGCGAATCGTGGCACATCCAATCCGTGCAGAGCCTTCCGGTCGCGAAGAAGATAACCCTCGAACGGGCCCTCACCGGCAATGAGGAGGCGCAATGGGTCGAGATCGAGGGAGTGGTTCGGCAAAGTTGGAAGGTGAACGAAGGGACGGCCCTCGAAGTCGGGACCACCACGGGATCCTTCAAGGTGATCGTAGTGGGCGAGGCGCCCCCCGATGGATGGGTCGGCGACATCGTGAGGGTCCAAGGTGTTTGTGAAGGCATGACGGATCCCGATCATCGCCTGATAGGCGTCCGGCTCTGGGTGCCTTCTCCCCGTTATGTCCTGGTGGATCAGCCCGCGCCCCTCAATGTTTTCGACGCCCCGCTTCATCCTCTGTCCAAGATTGGCAGATATGGCACCTATGGCCTGAATTACCGGCGGGTTCGCGTGCACGGTACGGTGTTCATGGTGGAGGACAGCCTGAGAATACATGTGGCTGATGGACCAGACGTGTTGACGGTGGCGCTCAACGAGCCAACGACGCTCCAAGTGGGCGACCTGGTGGAGTGCGTAGGTTTCCTCAACCGAGGTGATGGTCATTTGCTTCTCGCAGACTCGATCGTGAGGCGGACAGGAGCCGGCGTGCTCCCTCAACCTGCCAACCTGGAGGGCGATCTCTCTCGCGACCAGGTCTACAACGGCCGACTTGTCAGGCTGGAGGGACGCGTGCTCGATGTCGCGATTCTGCCGGGGCTGTTTCGGGTGACAGTTCAGGTGGGCCGCGAGGTCATCGAGGCCCGCCTGCCCGGGCCCGCAGTCGCCAAGCCGGCAGGCGTGGATGTCGGTGCCTTGGTCGAGTTGATTGGAAAATTTGAGGTGCAGCGAAGCACGGTGGGCGACCTCATGGCCTCCCAGCTCAGGCTTCGGAGCCTCTCGGATGCACGGGTGCTTCGCTCCCCTCCGGTGCTCACCGCCGAGCGACTTGTGGCGGTAGCGGGCGGGTTGGGGCTCCTGACCGCGGCCTCGCTGGCCTGGGTGCTTTTGCTTCGCAAGCGCATCCGCCTGCAGACGGACCAGATTCGCGAGCAGGTGAACCGCGAAGCCCAGCTCGAGGCAGATCTTCAGCGCGCCACGCGCCTGGAGTCTCTCGGCCACCTCGCCGGCGGCATTGCGCACGACTTCAATAACCTGCTCACCGTGATGATGGGCAACCTTTCGATTGTGCGTTATGACATCGAGTTGCCTGCGGCAACAGCGCAGGCGCTTCACGAGGCCGAGTTGGCGGCGATCCGGGCAAAGGACCTCACCCAGCAGCTACTCACCTTCGCCAAGGGTGGGGCGCCAATACGCTCGGCCATCCGCCTCCATGAGATCGTTCGCGAAGTCGCGGAGTTCGCGCTCGTGGGCTCCAGTGTCAAATGCACGTTCGTCTTTCCCGACGGCGTGTGGAGGGCGAATGTCGACCGTGGCCAGATTGGCCAGGTGGTGCAGAATCTCGTGATCAACGCCATGCAGGCGATGCCAAAGGGTGGCGGCATGCGTATTCAAATATCGAATACAATCGTCGGGTCCGACATGGCGCCCGCACTGGAGCCTGGCGCCTATGTCGTGCTTGAGGTGTCCGACAAGGGCACGGGTATCGAGTCCGCCGCGCTGCCGCACATCTTCGATCCCTATTTCACGACGAAGACGACAGGGAGCGGGTTGGGGCTCGCGACCGTGCACTCGATCGTGAAGCGGCACGGCGGACACGTCACCGTGGAGTCCCAGCTCGGGAAGGGCACTTCCTTCAAGATCTGGCTGCCCGCCGTCCAGGGTGAAATCGAAGATTTTCTGCCCGCGGCACCGACCGCGCCGCTGGTACCGCAGCGCACCTCGCGCCGGATACGCGTGCTGTTCATGGATGACGAGATGGCGATCCGCCAGACCGGCGCGCAACTTCTCGGCCGGCTCGGTTATGAAGTGGTCACGGCGGCCGACGGCGCCGAGGCCGTGAGGCTCTATGCGGAGGGGAAGTCGCAGGCCCGAGGCTTCGACATCGTCATCCTCGACCTGACCGTGCCGGGCGGAATGGGGGGGCGCGATGCCCTGACCGAGCTGAAGAAGCATGACCCGGATGTGCGGGCCATCGTGTCGAGCGGCTACTCCAATGACGCCATTCTGGCCGAGTACCGACGCCATGGCTTTGCTGGCATGGTGTCAAAGCCCTACGAGATTACCGACCTCTCACACACCATCGACCGCGTGGTGCGCGGCGAAAACGCCTGATCCCGGCGACGGAAGTGGCGGCTCGCCTGCCGAGCGCACCCCTCGCTTCGCCGTTGAGCTTCGGAAATCGGGGTCGATAACCGTTACCCGCGCGGGCCTCAGGCGGCTGGGGCCGCCTTCATCCGCCTCCTCAGACGATGTAGTGAATACGCGGATACAGAAACAAGGATGGCATAGTATCCAGCGAGTATGGCCACGCGCCCCGGGCTGAGGTCCGAAGCTATGTCGCCGACGAGCAGCGTGACGACGGCACGGGCGGTGTTGATCGGAGTGCCGAGACTCGCGAGCACCCGCAACGGCACCCCGATCGCGGGAAGGACATAAAGCTCCACGATGTAAGGCATTCCTGGTGTCAAAGTGCAGATGAGAACGGACTCGACTCCCCCTGCGCCGTTAAGCCTGCTGCGCCAAGATTGAAGCCTCGCGGGCACCCAGTGCGGCTTCATGCGGCAGACCAGCCAGCCTCCCACTATGTGGATGACCGTGGTGACGGCCACGGCGGCCAAGCCGGGCCAGAAGCCGAACCTAAGGCCGGTGAGGACGTGCAGCCAACTCACTGGCATGGCCAGGAGTGGACCGAAGGCGAGCAGGGAAAGGGCTGCCGAGGCTGGTATCTTGTCTGCGAGTTCCTCCGGCGGGATGGAACCCAGGCGACGCCACAGTAGAAAGACGCCGCAGGCAAGCGCCACAAAGAGGGCACCACGCAAGACGCGAGACCGCCCGGAGGGCTTCCGGGGGCTATCCATTCGCTATCTCCAGGTCGGCCACCAGCGGGAGATGGTCTGAGGCGCGCCGTGTCAGCAGGTTCGCGGGACTGTGGACCGCCAGGACGCGGAAATGGGATGTCACGAATATGTGATCCAACTGGCGCACGGGAAAGAAGGAGGGAAAGGTGCGAATCTGGGTGGGATAGGGCGCCATCCCCTGGACGTGCCGCAAGATGGCGCCTCCAGAAGGTGAGCGCCAACGTGCGGTCAGCCGCTTGTAAAGCCGTCCACTCGGCGTGAGGTTGAGGTCGCCCATTAGAATCGTGGGTCGGTCGTGCGGCACCGAGCCAAGGAATTCCGGGCCGAGCAAGGCATCGATTTGAGCCGCGCGTTCCCGATAGGCGAGCCCGAGGTGTGTGGACAGCACATCGACTTCGCGGTCGCCGATGAGGAGACGTGCATGCAGGCCGTCGCGTGGTTCGATCACTCGAACGCCACCCGTGGGAAGCCGGGATTGGCGGACCAGCGTAAGCGGACGGGTGGAGAGGAGGCCGTGGCCGTACTTTTCCTCGCCATTCACGATCGAGGGAGCGAAAAGCTGGTGCAGGCCCAAATCGGCAGCGAACTCAGCAAGCTGGTCGTCTCCGCGTGACCGGGGCCTGCCGCAATCGAGTTCCTGCAGCGCGATGATATCCGGATCCAAGTCGCGTAAGATTCGTTTCACCCGGTCGGGCGCAAAGCGTCCGTCGAGGCCCCTGCAATAGTGGACGTTGTAGGTGACGACGCGAAGGCTGGTGGTCACATTTTGACGTGACCGGCGGTGCTTTGGACGAGTCGCCCGCCCAATATGGGTGAGCGCTGCATTCCTCAGGTCCGTCGGCCTGGCCAGCTCGTGGGAAAAGAGGTGACTGGAAGCCGGCGGCACGAGGAGGAAACCCTGGGTTTCCTGCGGCGAGGGTCCGCAGTGAGCGCCGTTCTCCTCCGCAAACGAGTAGGAGGTTCCGTCACAGCACCAACCCAGGCACACCAACTCGCCTGCATTGGGGTGCGTCGCCAGCCCGGCGAGGTCGGTGGCCAGCGTCGGGAGCAGTTCTGCGGGACCTCTCAAAAGCGAGGTGTCTTCGGGGAGAACCACTTCTGCGTCCTTGGTAAGCCAGCGCACGACCCCGTTTTCATTAAAAAGCACACCCGGAACGCCATTGCGAATCAGGCAATCGGCCAATTGTCTCTTCAATGTCGCATCAAGCTGTTCCTTGAAGTAGATATGTCCGACCGGTCCGAAACAGGTGACGAGGCAGTCCTTTCCCTCGAAGACCGACAGACCTCGATTTGCCCCGTAGGAGGCGTGCCTCCATATGGGCTTTCGCCGCTGGCCCGGAGGCGCGGACAGCCAGACGCGAAGATCCTTCACCCTGGCGACCTCAGGCCAGCATCGCTCGACGAGGCCGGGCAGCCCGTCGGGTACGCGTGTGGAAAAGGGTTTGCAACCGATTTGCCCGTGATCGCTGAACACCCAGATCTCATAGTCGCGACCTTCGGCGCGGCGTGCGGCTGCGTGGAGGTGCCGAATCGCGCGGTCGATGCCGAGCAGCGTCCAATGCGCGAACCGAGAAGAGGGTCCTCTTCGATGCGATTGTTCGTCGTAACCCAGGAAGTTGGCATGGATGATGGGAAGTCCACGCGTGACGTCGATCTTCGCGCCGAGGGTGACCATTTCGCGAAGGCCGACGCAGATAAACACGCGTGCAATCACGAGGAGGAACTCGCGGTAGAGATTTTCGCCTTT is part of the Opitutaceae bacterium genome and harbors:
- a CDS encoding ATP-binding protein, with amino-acid sequence MSLLWCVCLFVSTSRADADVADWPVTRSAAEFWNLPESVRNSGVVIEWDCAITFYDQYWNILFIQDVDGAFAYVDAGPKPLPIAAGQRVRVRNELTNAASGPSFAGAGFSPGGMARLEPITVDWAATFLDSLGAAYIRIEGVVEEVSRTDSQHLFVRMSAFGNSFILRVLDSDDEPLPQWIGRIVSVTGVYNFRPGDGRGFVSREILVASRDNIRVVSLLAEDSRFSRPVTPIGALQRANANEMVRVIGRVTGCEPNRWVILRDDTGQITVMTGQGASFQSNQPVEAIGYPQVSGTQWTLRSGVVRSREPSPVQQEAAAQGPLRVAADILDLSPDDATKGLPVDLYAVVTWSHPDAPFFFVQDSSCGVAVWRGDKALRVSPPGDLLQISGRTKMGEFSPAVIGESWHIQSVQSLPVAKKITLERALTGNEEAQWVEIEGVVRQSWKVNEGTALEVGTTTGSFKVIVVGEAPPDGWVGDIVRVQGVCEGMTDPDHRLIGVRLWVPSPRYVLVDQPAPLNVFDAPLHPLSKIGRYGTYGLNYRRVRVHGTVFMVEDSLRIHVADGPDVLTVALNEPTTLQVGDLVECVGFLNRGDGHLLLADSIVRRTGAGVLPQPANLEGDLSRDQVYNGRLVRLEGRVLDVAILPGLFRVTVQVGREVIEARLPGPAVAKPAGVDVGALVELIGKFEVQRSTVGDLMASQLRLRSLSDARVLRSPPVLTAERLVAVAGGLGLLTAASLAWVLLLRKRIRLQTDQIREQVNREAQLEADLQRATRLESLGHLAGGIAHDFNNLLTVMMGNLSIVRYDIELPAATAQALHEAELAAIRAKDLTQQLLTFAKGGAPIRSAIRLHEIVREVAEFALVGSSVKCTFVFPDGVWRANVDRGQIGQVVQNLVINAMQAMPKGGGMRIQISNTIVGSDMAPALEPGAYVVLEVSDKGTGIESAALPHIFDPYFTTKTTGSGLGLATVHSIVKRHGGHVTVESQLGKGTSFKIWLPAVQGEIEDFLPAAPTAPLVPQRTSRRIRVLFMDDEMAIRQTGAQLLGRLGYEVVTAADGAEAVRLYAEGKSQARGFDIVILDLTVPGGMGGRDALTELKKHDPDVRAIVSSGYSNDAILAEYRRHGFAGMVSKPYEITDLSHTIDRVVRGENA
- a CDS encoding endonuclease/exonuclease/phosphatase family protein, with translation MLTEIGARLRRLRRRFSRAEFEVDRLRLERSQVPTHSPGLLLIQIDGLSRIEFDRAIVSGRLPYLSRLLRREGCRLHTFYSGQPATTPAVQGELFYGVKAAVPAFNFFDRAAKAIGVMYNPDSAKRVEAQLAEKNEGLLKDGSSWSNIYTGGATQEQSHFCGASMGFSDLWKTGKIRNIFLFGILHFPSFLRLLALLPVEFVIACVDAVRGLRKGENLYREFLLVIARVFICVGLREMVTLGAKIDVTRGLPIIHANFLGYDEQSHRRGPSSRFAHWTLLGIDRAIRHLHAAARRAEGRDYEIWVFSDHGQIGCKPFSTRVPDGLPGLVERCWPEVARVKDLRVWLSAPPGQRRKPIWRHASYGANRGLSVFEGKDCLVTCFGPVGHIYFKEQLDATLKRQLADCLIRNGVPGVLFNENGVVRWLTKDAEVVLPEDTSLLRGPAELLPTLATDLAGLATHPNAGELVCLGWCCDGTSYSFAEENGAHCGPSPQETQGFLLVPPASSHLFSHELARPTDLRNAALTHIGRATRPKHRRSRQNVTTSLRVVTYNVHYCRGLDGRFAPDRVKRILRDLDPDIIALQELDCGRPRSRGDDQLAEFAADLGLHQLFAPSIVNGEEKYGHGLLSTRPLTLVRQSRLPTGGVRVIEPRDGLHARLLIGDREVDVLSTHLGLAYRERAAQIDALLGPEFLGSVPHDRPTILMGDLNLTPSGRLYKRLTARWRSPSGGAILRHVQGMAPYPTQIRTFPSFFPVRQLDHIFVTSHFRVLAVHSPANLLTRRASDHLPLVADLEIANG